From the genome of Solanum lycopersicum chromosome 7, SLM_r2.1:
gaaaaaacaacaacatggTATCAGAACCAGTACGATGTAACACATTTGTAATTGAAAAAGGCTATTATTTGCCTCTCACCAGTTGTCATAATTGCGGATTTGATAGCAGAAGGACTCCAAGTTGGATGGAGAGTTTTTAAAAGACCAACAATGCCAGATACATGAGGGCATGACATAGAAGTGCCTGAAACAGAGTTAAATTTAACGCGACGTTTATCAAAAGCTTGTTCTGTAGGACCTTGAGCGCCAGTAAAGGCAGCGATTATGCTCACTCCTGGGGCAGTGATATCAGGCTGCAAACATAATACCAAACAAATAACTCAAAAAATGGTTGGACTAATACTAATAACATCACCACAAACAATGTTCAGTTTATTGTAAAACCTTAAGAATCTGTGGGGTAACAGTGTTAGGCCCTATCGATGAAAATGCTGCCATCACCGGGGCTGGCTTTGTCCCCAATTGAGTTGTTGGATGTGTAATAAAAGCCGTAGGTGCCCTGCTTATAACATTTTAACAAGAAACGCAAAGACTTAGTTAAGTACAGTcagtgtatataagttaaatccATCTATAAATTGCTAATATACCTTGTTGAATTAACATAAGCGATTACATCAAGTCCATCAGTGTAACTAATTTGCGTAGCAGGTAAGACGTGAGGATCAGCAATAATTTCGTTGCCCGATGCATAATCGTTGGCTAGAACCATTGCAACTGCACCAGCCAGAGCAGCTTGTTGGCCCTTGTCAACTCTTGCATTTTCTCCTCTTAAGCAAACTAAAATAGTTCCCTTTACCTTCTTAGGATCCAATGCACCAGCTTTGCATAGTTGCCTGCatagaaaacatagaaaataagtaaatgttAACCAAGCAAAATCTCGAAAATTTGTTTGTGTTGAGAACTAGGGGAGTAAGGTTGTTCTTCTTACGCGTCGTAGGTTGTAGCATGAGTAGCTTTTGCTGAAGCAGCAGTAATGATTGGGAATAACTTTCCTTTAGGCAATGCTTCAACAGATAAGCTTTCTCCCTATCAAAATACCGTTTGATTAAACTCAAATCTTCTGAAGCAGAGCGAAAAAATAGTACTAGCAAGTAGGTTCAACTCATCCATCAAGAATGTCACATGTACTATTCAAGGAAAAGAATATTACTACCTTGTAACACTTGTTGTTTCCGAGTGTTACATAGCTAGGGAACTGACGATCCATAGTGCTTGCACCGACAGTAATGACCCAAGGTGCAACGTTTGATACTGTACTAACAGCAGGACCAGAGTTACCAGCAGAGGTAACCACAACAATGCCATGCTTAACAGCATGAAACGAACCGATAGCAATGCTGTCATTGGCATAGGGTACTGCATCTCCTCCTAGTGATACAGAAAGGACGTCAACGCCATCATGAATAGCCATATCAAATGCAGCCAAGATGTCTGCATCGAAACACTCATTGCCTGAAATTGGAGTCCAGCAAACTTTGTAAGCTGCTACTCTTGCTTTTGGTGATCCACCCTTTGCTGTCCCGTTTCCATATCCGAAAACACTTGATCCTTCAACAAAGTTTCCACCGGCTGTGGACAACGTGTGGGAACCATGGCCATCAGTGTCTCGCGGTGTATTGAAGGTTGAATTTAGCGATCCTGCTAGTGTAGCGTACCCTTTGTTGAAATACCTTGCTCCAATTAGCTTCCTTTAATGAAAATGTACGTaactaaaatatcaaaaacttcATTCCAACACTAAAATAATGTTGAATTCATATCCTAAATAGATGCTTTGAAGTATGATTTCTTCACTAGTTAAGCCAATTTCAATTCTTCACGGATTTGGTGACTTGGGTAACAATTCAACACCCACTTTAGAATTTACCTATCTTGCCAAAAATTACAAGTTATTAAAGCAAATACACAAAAATGTATGCGTTCAAAAGATGAAAGTTGCGAGATGAGGATTGTGTGGTATATTTGTGGACGCTCTAGGAGAGATAGAATTAGAAATGAAGCTATCCATGAGAAGGTAGGAGTGACCTTAGTAGCGGACAAGAT
Proteins encoded in this window:
- the LOC101251598 gene encoding subtilisin-like protease SBT5.3; protein product: MKITMGENFASLCLLSILFMCLFSSTFAIKKSYVVYMGAHSHGKEVSSIDYDNVRDSHHEFLGSYLGGSNEKAKESIFYSYTRHINGFSAMLEDEEAIEISKHPQVVSVFENRGRKLHTTRSWSFLGLENNDGVIPSSSLWKKARFGEDSVIGNLDTGAWPESESFSDEGYGPIPSKWRGICQSDFDPTFHCNRKLIGARYFNKGYATLAGSLNSTFNTPRDTDGHGSHTLSTAGGNFVEGSSVFGYGNGTAKGGSPKARVAAYKVCWTPISGNECFDADILAAFDMAIHDGVDVLSVSLGGDAVPYANDSIAIGSFHAVKHGIVVVTSAGNSGPAVSTVSNVAPWVITVGASTMDRQFPSYVTLGNNKCYKGESLSVEALPKGKLFPIITAASAKATHATTYDAQLCKAGALDPKKVKGTILVCLRGENARVDKGQQAALAGAVAMVLANDYASGNEIIADPHVLPATQISYTDGLDVIAYVNSTRAPTAFITHPTTQLGTKPAPVMAAFSSIGPNTVTPQILKPDITAPGVSIIAAFTGAQGPTEQAFDKRRVKFNSVSGTSMSCPHVSGIVGLLKTLHPTWSPSAIKSAIMTTARTRDNSVEPMLNASYIKTSPFAYGAGHVRPNRAMDPGLVYDLTIDDYLSFLCAQGYNETQIKTFTLGSFKCPDPINFIDMNLPSITVPNLNSSVTITRTLKNVGSPGTYKARIRHPIGISAVVEPNSLEFKNINEEKSFKLTLKVKGSKAPKDYVFGQLIWSDNKHYVRSPIVVKCT